Genomic window (Nicotiana sylvestris chromosome 7, ASM39365v2, whole genome shotgun sequence):
AGTCAAAATTGAGTTTTCCTGACAAAGCAATTACAGTATATATTGGCCTATTTACTGTCACCTTCATCTGGCTTCCCTTAACTAGACACTACAGACAATTCTGAATAAACTAGAATagtcttttttttcttaatatatccaataaattttggaaaaaataactttcgacagaaaagaaaagaattgtaAATAAGAAGTATAACTGAAGAGTCGACCATGAAATCCAAATAGAAATCTAAATAAATGAAGGGTACTGCATTTTCTCAAATTAAAAAAGTTGGTTTCttaaagaaagagaaaaatcttATAGCAATTGTCAGTTTGTCACTTATATACAATTGCCAAGTAGACCACTTACAATTTTGGAtttaaacaaaattcaaaaaaaaaaagagagagagagagagagagggacacagaaaaagaataaaaacagcCCCACCTACAACCGTTTGGTCCAGGTTCAAGTCATTTGGGCTAAATAAAGAAACCATTGTTGATTCTTTTGGTAAAAAGGTAAAAGAAAAAACTTTACAAATTCCCCAATTTCTTTAACTCTCagtaattattaaaaatataagTATAGAGAAGCTCATTCCAAACATCAGGAACTCCAGGAAGACACCAATGTATACAATCTGCATAACTATTTGGATTTGCAATCTGTTCTTCAGTTAGAGAGTCCCATTGTTTCCTATAAATAGAAGGGTGGCCTTCTTTTCTGTACTCTGATAACTGTGTTATGTTGAGTAAGTGAACATTCAATCCTCTATGTTTAAGTTCATGCATAGTTGATTCCACTATTTTCATCATCTTTGGATCTGATCCATTTCCTTGGTATCCCTCTTCTTGTATTTGCTCTGTCTCACTGTAACAATTTTCACCTTTTGCTTTGCCCCATTCTTCAGCCCTGTAATCAGTGGCGGAGCGACATACAGTAAAGGGTGGTTAGTTTAATACTCTTTGTCTAAAAATGCATATATACTGTGTATGTATATTTTTTCATacgtatatatatagtattaaattTTGAATGCCCTTAACGAAATTTCTGGTTTTGCGCCTAAAATGTGAGTAAACACCTAAAATATCACCTGATATTGCTGATAATTGGGATTTCCAGTGTTGGGGCGAATAAACGAACCTTTGGTCTATGAGGATGTTTTAGTAAGTTTATAAGATTGGTCAAATCGGGTTATAAGTGTTTTAGAGAATAAAAGAGGCGATCATGTTGAAGTAGAATACAGCAACTTTTGATAGGGGAGCATATTTAATGAGGACCATGAATCCAACAGGTCTCACTTAAAACATTCTTGAATGCAAAACTATAGACACTGTGATCcaatgttgctcggactctccgaaaatgtgGCCGGatacgtgtcggatcctccaaaaatagtgcatttttgaaggatccgacacgggtgTGACTACATTTTAGAGAGTTCGTGCAACATAGCTGTGATCTACTTGGCTTTCATTATATGAGAAAAGGTAAAGCATAAAGTTTAAAATAATTGAAGGACACATGCAAGTTGATTCAGACACTACGGTTATAAGTTGATTCAGACACTAcggttataaaaaataaaaaaattgaaggGCGAGAGTGTCTTGAGATTACCTTTCATGAACTGGCGACATGCTCATGAAGAACAATTGGGTTTTGGAGCGATTGACATGGATTTCCAGCCAGTCGGCCCAAGTCTTCAAGGCCATTTCATAGCTTCGTAACATTTTTACTTCCTTGTAAATTCCATCAGACCTCTCAAATGAACCCCACCTGAGATGATGAATAATAATGATCATAAGTACTGCTTATTAGTTATTTTGATGGTTGACTAGTGACTACCCTTGGAAATAAGATACGCAAGATCATATGCTATAACCAGGTATAGATAcactaataataataaaaaatttagaCTGCCAGTTTATATAAGTTAAATTTTAAATTTACTCACAAGACTTTGATATGGGGGCGTCTCCACCAAAGGTAAGTGTTGAAGACAATAAAATCAGCATTGGTCCAACGGCTACCATGCTTTTCAATGGCATTTGCTCTAACAATTCTCTCAGGGAGACGATGGTGCACTGGGTCATCTGAGTTTGATTCCACCAATAATGGTTCCCAATAGAATTCTATTGTTGCATTGTAATCCTGCATTTACAATGCGGATAAATTTTTACCTTTAGATTAGTATGTATCCGATAGATCACCTTCatatataaaatttaaaatatttaactaaatatatatatatatatatagagagagagagaatataATTTCTCTCTTCTAGTAAaatattttgtgttatttttcaaGTTACTCAGTTAATTAATTAACCAGCCTTCTTAGCTCAGTGGTAGAGCGCGTGGCTTTTAACCACGTGGTCGTGGGTTCGATCCCACAGACGGCGCTTTTATCTGGCCCTTCCCGACCCCATGCATATTCGGggcaaccttttttttttttttttttcttttttgtactTATCCGACCAATGATATAGACGATCATTTTGGTGTAAATTTTTCTTAAGGAATTAAATATATCAAGTAGGTGCATATTGGCCCTCTCTAACACATTCTTGATTTAAAAGGCAAAATTTTTACCATAGTAGGTATAAATTAATGAGAAACAGATTATGAGCAACAATTAGACACTCCTACCTCAAATTAACATGCATGAACTAAGTTGACTGCACAGTCAACTATTAAATCTGATTATCAAACTTAATCATTCGATAGGATTTCTATCTGTTTTTGATAAGTGTGAACTTCTAAAGTCTGAAGAATTAAGGTTAAATTTTGGTCATAAGAGTTGGTCAGACAATAAAAGTAAGCTTATGACATGTAAAATAGGACAAACAAAGCATTAATCTTAAGCTTTTCTTTATGGGGTAAACATTAAGGTGCTTTATGTAATGGCTAAAAACTTTCATTATCCTTCTTATAAATTTTACTTTGTCCGTTGATATTGACTCTCACCGCTAAAAGAATGTTGTTGATctaacaaaatacataaatatgaATTATTAACCTaacaaaacaacatcgaaacttGCAAATCTTGGCAGTTATTGAGTTATTAACCAAACCAAACAATGTCTCAAATTTATGATGGGATAGATAGGATTTATCCCTCTTTAACCAAAGGTCTCGGGTGCTAT
Coding sequences:
- the LOC104245318 gene encoding protein trichome birefringence-like 34, which translates into the protein MEEQKISYSFTTLKNKINNFFMAKAHQLLVSVPGNTGTAIWDIKCSFHSLIVLLIVSLVAGVVYLSGESGRFLFEDNSNSNSSSDNNLAIGSHENDDLVSSSDKCNLFSGKWVFDNKSYPLYKEQDCKFMSDQLACQKFGRKDLDYQHWRWQPHQCDIPRFNATALLENLRNKRLVFVGDSLNRGQWVSMVCLIDTAVQSSLKSMHYRYNASLIIFKVKDYNATIEFYWEPLLVESNSDDPVHHRLPERIVRANAIEKHGSRWTNADFIVFNTYLWWRRPHIKVLWGSFERSDGIYKEVKMLRSYEMALKTWADWLEIHVNRSKTQLFFMSMSPVHERAEEWGKAKGENCYSETEQIQEEGYQGNGSDPKMMKIVESTMHELKHRGLNVHLLNITQLSEYRKEGHPSIYRKQWDSLTEEQIANPNSYADCIHWCLPGVPDVWNELLYTYIFNNY